GAGGAGTTCTACAGCTTGATAAAATTTCTGAGGATTAAACCTTATTCAGACTGGTCAAGTTTTTCAAAGGACTTTACCATTCCTTTAAGTAGCAATATAAACACGTCCGCTCCTATGAAGCGCTTTCGTGGCTTATTAAAAGCAGTGCTACTTCGTAGAACGAAAAATACAAAGATTGATGGCAAGCCAATATTGACACTTCCTCCAAAAACCGCCGTCAAATCTGAAACAGACCTCTCTTCTTCTGAGATGGAATTTTACAATACGCTTCAAAGCGGAGCACAAATTCAAATGCGTAAATATCTTCAAGAAGGGACTATAACTACGCATTACGGTAGTCTACTAGTATTACTTTTGAGACTTCGACAGGCTTGTTGTCATCCCTGGCTAATTGTTGCTCGAGAAGCAGCGGTTGATGATAACGATAGCTTTCAAGCTAAGAATCGTGCAATCTACAACCAAATATATCCCGAGGCTGTCAATCGCCTTAAGTTAATTGAAACGTTGCAATGCTCCTTATGTATGGATGTTGTTGCAGAACTTTTGATAATTGTGCCTTGCGGTCATTTTCTATGTAGAGAGTGCTTAACCCATGTTATTACATCCAGTGAGGATATGGCTAAGCAAACAAGCAACGAAAATATTTCTCCTAAGTGCTCAGTTTGCGAGGAGTACATCGATACTGAAAGGCTTTTGAGTTACGCATTATTTAGACGATATTCTGGAATGGCACCTATTGTCGATGCCGATAACAAATTAAGAACAGAAAACATTTCCGAATTGCTACCTAAACAGTATAGTAATATCTTAGAGAATAGACAAATGGGTATGAAGATCTTTACGGATCCTAAACATTGGACCACTTctacaaaaattgaaaaagcatTAAATGCAGTTAAAGAAATCATCAAGAAACAGCCAACtgacaaaattttaatattttcacagtttgtttcttttcttgAGCTTTTTACGGTACCCTTTCGACAAGAGGGTATAAAATATCTTATGTATACTGGTGGTCTAAGCACAGCGGAAAGAAATCAAGCtcttattaattttgaagttgaTCCGAACGTGAGAGTTTTACTGATCTCTTTAAAAGCAGGAAATGTCGGGTTAAACTTGACTTGTGCAAATCATGTCATCATACTCGATCCATTTTGGAATCCTTATATCGAAGAACAGGCTGTCGATCGAGCACATAGAATTGGACAAGATAAACCggtaaatattttacgaATTGTTACTAATAACACGATTGAAGAGCGAGTTTTAGCCTTACAAGACAGAAAGAGAGAACTAATAGATAGCGCTTTAGGGGAAAAAGGGCTTAGAGAAATTTCACGTCTGAATACAAAGGAGttgtcatttttatttggaatGTCATCACGATAATAGAAATTTAACAGGCTTATTAAAACCAATATGTATTATATAATATGTTTTCATgaatagaaataaaaaacgtCGCacatctttatttttcaagttcTCCAACTACAATTCCATTCTCAGCAGCTTTCAAGACACCATGTAAGATAGCTCTTCCTTGAGAAAGTTCCATAATACAAGAGGTACcggaaaaatttaaatcattcTCCTTTCCCCACCGATTTGCTACAAGAACGATTGCATCCGTATTCGAATTTATTAACGGTGAAAGTCTAGTGGTCCAGtaatgtaaatttttgatgtCGGGCAGGGAAGCATCAATGACTTTATCATCTGACACAAGCCATGCCATacttaaacaaataattgGTCGTGATACATTCGAAGAAACCATTTGTTGATGCTCTAGCTCACGCAAAATGAAGTTTGCATATTCAAACTTCTCAAAAGGAGCTTTAAAATCATACGGGTTAATGTCCATACAAATTGCCATTGAAATAGGGCCCAGTTCAGGAATACAGGGTTCAAAAGAGAAACCCTTGCCTTCAGTGGCCCATGATTTGtctgtttcaaaaagaaagtgcTTGTGGTAAACGTTCAACAACTCTTTTTTGGGAGAAATGAGAGCTGTACTATTGTAAAGAGTAGAAATGCCGTTTGAGTTTTGAAACTCAGGAAATCCAATGATGGTGTAGCACCGATATTGCTCAGAGACTTCTTGAGCAAATTGAATGCTTGGACAATGATTGCTAGTTACGTTTTCTAAAAAGGGTTGTATACtttctgaatttttaaaattgtagCCTACAGGAAAGTTAGCTAACTCTTCTTAATAATAAAGACCACCCACCAGTTAAGCACATTTCAGGGAAAACCAATAGCTTAACAGACTGTAATGCTTCAGAATGTTGATCCAAAAGCTGGCGAAGATGAACGATGTTTTCGTTCACCTTTCCCAACTTGGGAAAAAATTGTACACATCCAAACTTCATTAGTACTGTCGTTGCTGTTTAAAAGGATGCACTAGTAGtacaaacaaattttaaattgagAAGTGTTGACCGTTTTTATGACATCGAAGTGGCAAACTCTTAAACAAGTCCTTAGCGaggcttttttttaccaattCGATAGATAAATGGAATTAGAATTTTATCTCTTGTATATAAAAGACCGACAAGAAACTGGCCAAATCACCATTTCCTAGACAAAAACTGACTtaagcaaatttaaagaCGTATGCCGTTCCACTAGATTACTGCTATGTAGGATGATTGCACTTTACGAAGTCGCTCAGATATACAATATTTCGATACTTCAATGAAATTTACTGGGTTTTAATACACTGGTTtaaacttcaaaattattttgctGCTGTCAAACATTTGTAAACTGCAAAAATTTCTCTCTTAATTTATAGTATTATGAAACCGAAACCAACCAAACTATTTATAATCCCAAGATAATTGAGAATTGATGAATACAACCCTAAAGGTCATTGATGAGAAGACCCATTATGGATTGCAATCAACATGATcgtcttttcctttttttttggcagGGATTAGACGAAAGCGTATATATTCATAACGAatcaataattattttttttagaatgaaaaatttagaaaacgAAAGATTCCGTTTAAAACTCAGCCTGTGAAAAACGGACCCACAACCTCTACAATCCTTATGTAAGGTAATCTTGGAGGGATTCATTCTCACCGAGACGGTCATCTATTATCCGCACGAGCTCAGCCGTAGCAGTTTCAACCTGatcatcatcatcttcCATTAGTTCAGCAATAAATGGTACTGATTGAGGCAATGTAGAAATCCAATTCTCACCAAGGCGCCCGTAAAGCTGTGTCTGTATTTGGATAGCTAATAAGCGAGCATTGATGTTGGAGGATCGAAGATATTGCAACAACTGAGTATTCATTGATCTAAAGTTGTCGCTTGATGAGGCTACACTAGCCAGTTCGACAATAGCTTTTACTAGGACCTTGTCATCAAGCAAAGGAGCATATTGTATTTGTTCAATTAGAACGGGGCTTATTTTACCAAAACGTGCGGGCACCATCCAAAACTCCTCAGTGTCGTTTTCAAAAGCACTAACGAGACTACTGTTCACTAGATGACGAACTTCACTATTCGTATCTTTCGATGAAAGCAATTCAATCGTGTCATCCAAAACGTAAGCATAATAGTTAGTAACAATGGATTTTAAAGTATCAAGGAAAATGGTTAAAaagttgtaaaaaaaagtttgcCGAGATACTATTCCAGATGGATCAGTTTCGTACAAATCTTCCAATGCCCATGAATGCAAATGTAAAAACAAAGGACGGAAAGTTGTATCACTCAACTTCATCACGAATTTCAGAAATACATTAACTGCTTGAGTTTCCACATTATCAACGTCTTCCGCAAATAAAAGCGACCGCCTACTGTCAAAGGAATccaagaaaaatttgaatattgACTTATAAACAGTCCCAATAGCGCTCCTGCTAGAATTTTGTAATGCCAATTCAATCAACTCTAAAAGACGGAGTGCCGCAGTAGAACCAAGTCTTGCACATTCAGGCCATGCCGCAAATATAGATTTCATCAACAATCTAGTAGGTATAAAATTGGCAattgtttcaaataaaagCTCACCAATAGCATCATGTTCAAACGCACGATCAGAAGCTAAAGCGCATTTTATTGTCGGCTCGACATAACTGCTGCTAAACTCCGGTAatactttgaaaaagtcGATCATCATAGAGAAACATGCTAGCTCTAATAAATCGCCTTCCGGATCTTTTCTAGCATCATCTAAAATAGATAAAGAATAATTAACTATATCGGCCAAGTAAGGCAAGATGCGAGCAGCAAGAGTATTGGTCAAGACGGTGATACATACTATGGCAGATACCTGTACATCACGTGCACTATTCTTTAATCCGTAGGGACCTGAAACCACCTCAATAGGGGAAATAAACAGTTCAGGACTCGCACTAAATCGCTTGGCCATAACAGCAAGACAATCCATAGCTAACTGAGTCGTTTCTTCATCAGAATAGTTGGATATATTGTAAGTAACATCAGGAATTAACGCTGTTAATGCAGACACTTTAGATCCCTGCTGTACCCTTTGTTGTACAATCGACAAAGCTTTACGGCGTAGTAAGGCACGTTCATCATGAAGAAGTTTACCGAGGACAGTacaaaataattcattAGGTAGCAGATGTATCACACTACGTAATGCCACATATACGTGCCCCAACTCCATTTCGTTAGAGCTTTGCTGGCTGAGTGTAATAAGCAATTTTATCGATTCAAACAAACCTGCTTGAATTTCGACAAATGAATCAACAGAATTCTCCATTATCTTCGCCAaatcaaaagcaaaatttttagccTTAGACACAAGTGAAATTAACTCCAAAACTTTTACTCGTAATGACCCGAGAGTCGCTAAATCCACATCCATTGGAAGTTCATCAAGTTTTATCAAGCTGACAGCTTTGCCATTTGAGTCTGAATTAGATTGCTCCTCAAGGGATTTTAAGCAGAATCTTGAACATTGATTGATCGATCCAATACGATCAGCAACAGAGAAAGATTGCACAAGTGTTAAGCAGAAGTCATGTATAGCAACAACATTCGTAGATTTGGCCAGCAACATTTTTTCAGCAAACTGTATTAAAACAACGGATAAAAATCTATTTGATCCAATTGTCTGCAAAACTAAACGATAAAGTCGAAGTCGGCGATGTTGAGGGATGTGAGGGAACGCATTCACAAAACATGATACCAGCAAGGAAGAGTCAAAATCCTTACCTAATCTTATTAGTGCAGATATAACAGTTTTGACAGTCTGTTCAATGACATGGATGGAAAATGCATCGTCTCTTGATAAGACAGTACTACCcataaaagtaaatatcGGCATAACACCATGTAAAACAGCTTCAGGAGCAGCATTCGCTAGAGCACTAACAAGTAACAATGCCTTATTTTGAATCTGTGGATTATTGGTAGAACGAATACAACCCACTAAGGTATCGATTCTAATGGAGGGTGACAGTTCAGTAATCGGTGAGGCTCCTATCATCTCATATAACAATCCTAGAAGTAGCTGAAGCAAATaatttgatgaaacaaTATCCTCTTTCAAAGCGATAACGCTATTGAGAACTTCGAATAATGGAGAAGCCAACTTTGGATATGAAGCAGCATTTTTTGTCTCCAAAAGCTCTAAAATACGAGTAAGCCTTTGGACATCCCCATCAAATATGTGGCTATCAATGCGTTTGCGTTTGGCAATTGCAGGATTCTTTTCCTTAACCAAGCGGACGCTTCCAATaagctttttgaaaacagtGTCAGGAATCTTTATTGAGTCGAGAACATCAACGTAATAGTGAGGTTGTTCATCTTGACTAATCACGGCTTTAACAAATTCAAGTCGTTGAGGATCTTTAAGGTGTGATTGTATTTCAACTATCCGTCGACAGATGGCTTGCGAAAGAACAATGttagaagaaagaaaagaaagaagagagGTAAAACTAGTGTGGTTGAAACAATTAACTAGCGCTTCCACCTCCCGCTTAGAAACGGTCTTAAATTTCTCAGAGTTAAACTCAGATAACTGTTCAAGCCTGGGAAGAAGTATTTGCATCTTTGCATCTTCGACTTTACCATGAACTCTTGTTaaaatttctaataataaaacCCTAACATTGGACAATTTACTACATGCAGCATGTGAAGAAAGGAAAGATGTGACAGCAATTTCTTTGGAAGCGTTTTTAGGTTTTTTCTCAGTAAAAAGCCTTTCAGGTATATAAGAAAACAGATAAGTACCATCCAGTCCAATTTCTGAAGAACGATCAAGTAGCAAATCTGAACAATAATACTTAGTCTCCACAGGACTGAGCCATCTCAggtttttattatcattatcatCCATACCATAgataattgaaaattccAGATTCTCATTGCGTAGCTCAAGAAATGTAAGAATCAAATTTAGAGCTCTCGATCTTACTTCTGTATCTTTACTTTGCAAAGAATATAATACCACAGgcaaaattatttgataGTCAAcatctttgttttcttctaTAGTTTTCCGAAGTTCAATGAGAGAAAGTATAATTATTCTTTCAGAGCCGTTCGCTATAcagaaaagtaaaaatggaaTTTTGTCACCAAACTTTGACAATAAACTAATGAAAACCGAAGAATCCAAGTCCGCCGCTGAATCAGCGTAAGCAAGGCATTGTTCAAATGAAGTTTGTGAATCGATTTCTGAGATTTTCTTAAGTAACACTTCGCGGTCTTTTTTCGAAAACGTAgaagatttctttttatcttGAAGTGTATTTATAAGATTATCCAATTTACCTTCCTTTCTTTCCGGTTGAATGACACTGTCAAGAATCCGGCGATAACTTTGTAAGGCTTTGAAATCCTGGTTTACCGGAATGACTGAAAGCAAGAACTTGGCTTGCTCATGTGTTACACGAATTTGAGATATAGAAGTGTCAAGAAGAGATATTAAACGCTTCTTGTCTTTTTGCTTGCGCGACTTTATAAGACTAACCCAATAACTAACGAAAAACTCGTCAAGGCGATGTTCCTGAGAAAGTTCAATTAGAAGAGAAGAAGCACCAAACGattctaatttttcaagCTGCTCATGatcaaattcaaaagaagaacaaaATTGAAGTAAATGGCCAACACAAATTAGAGCAGGCTTAATATTGTCAAATGAGAGACGATCAGTTATGGCACTCACTAGTGGTGGAATAATTGAAGGTGACAAAGGTAATGATGCAGCAATTGAAGAAAGCAGCATAAACCCAGCAATTTGGAAATCAATACTGCTCACGTAACTCACTGCATAAGAGACACGAAGGAAAAACCTATCCAAAAGCACATTCGGGTCCTCATTAGACGAGTGCCATGCAACCAGTACTTCCATCATAGTACCAGCCCAAAATCTGGCAAGTTCAGGATACATGTTGTGAGATTCAGCAGTATTTTGGACAAACTGTGCAAACATGGCGAAAAACTCTTTATCACGCGAAAGTGCATGAACAATGTCTGCCCGTGAAAGGGTCACAGGCATCTTGATtgcattttctaaaaacaATAACGGTCGGgattttggttttgaaCAACCCAAGATTCtagcaaaaaaaggatgatcgtgaaaaggaagaaaagagaGGATGAATTCATCAGAAACATATTCATGGATACTGAACCGGCGAATTAACCATTCTAAAACTTTCaatgcatttttttctgtaaaaAAGGGAGCTAATAAACGCAATATTTGCACA
This region of Schizosaccharomyces pombe strain 972h- genome assembly, chromosome: II genomic DNA includes:
- the nta1 gene encoding protein N-terminal amidase nta1, whose protein sequence is MKFGCVQFFPKLGKVNENIVHLRQLLDQHSEALQSVKLLVFPEMCLTGYNFKNSESIQPFLENVTSNHCPSIQFAQEVSEQYRCYTIIGFPEFQNSNGISTLYNSTALISPKKELLNVYHKHFLFETDKSWATEGKGFSFEPCIPELGPISMAICMDINPYDFKAPFEKFEYANFILRELEHQQMVSSNVSRPIICLSMAWLVSDDKVIDASLPDIKNLHYWTTRLSPLINSNTDAIVLVANRWGKENDLNFSGTSCIMELSQGRAILHGVLKAAENGIVVGELEK
- the utp10 gene encoding U3 snoRNP-associated protein Utp10, whose translation is MASSLQKQLKNIQSNNVLKINKIRRAPSLLYDPKVAADMDLEEIYVTAVSGFHELAVHEPRLLYFEKTLLGEQSVQVDRVLLNRTENEKIDLECVQILRLLAPFFTEKNALKVLEWLIRRFSIHEYVSDEFILSFLPFHDHPFFARILGCSKPKSRPLLFLENAIKMPVTLSRADIVHALSRDKEFFAMFAQFVQNTAESHNMYPELARFWAGTMMEVLVAWHSSNEDPNVLLDRFFLRVSYAVSYVSSIDFQIAGFMLLSSIAASLPLSPSIIPPLVSAITDRLSFDNIKPALICVGHLLQFCSSFEFDHEQLEKLESFGASSLLIELSQEHRLDEFFVSYWVSLIKSRKQKDKKRLISLLDTSISQIRVTHEQAKFLLSVIPVNQDFKALQSYRRILDSVIQPERKEGKLDNLINTLQDKKKSSTFSKKDREVLLKKISEIDSQTSFEQCLAYADSAADLDSSVFISLLSKFGDKIPFLLFCIANGSERIIILSLIELRKTIEENKDVDYQIILPVVLYSLQSKDTEVRSRALNLILTFLELRNENLEFSIIYGMDDNDNKNLRWLSPVETKYYCSDLLLDRSSEIGLDGTYLFSYIPERLFTEKKPKNASKEIAVTSFLSSHAACSKLSNVRVLLLEILTRVHGKVEDAKMQILLPRLEQLSEFNSEKFKTVSKREVEALVNCFNHTSFTSLLSFLSSNIVLSQAICRRIVEIQSHLKDPQRLEFVKAVISQDEQPHYYVDVLDSIKIPDTVFKKLIGSVRLVKEKNPAIAKRKRIDSHIFDGDVQRLTRILELLETKNAASYPKLASPLFEVLNSVIALKEDIVSSNYLLQLLLGLLYEMIGASPITELSPSIRIDTLVGCIRSTNNPQIQNKALLLVSALANAAPEAVLHGVMPIFTFMGSTVLSRDDAFSIHVIEQTVKTVISALIRLGKDFDSSLLVSCFVNAFPHIPQHRRLRLYRLVLQTIGSNRFLSVVLIQFAEKMLLAKSTNVVAIHDFCLTLVQSFSVADRIGSINQCSRFCLKSLEEQSNSDSNGKAVSLIKLDELPMDVDLATLGSLRVKVLELISLVSKAKNFAFDLAKIMENSVDSFVEIQAGLFESIKLLITLSQQSSNEMELGHVYVALRSVIHLLPNELFCTVLGKLLHDERALLRRKALSIVQQRVQQGSKVSALTALIPDVTYNISNYSDEETTQLAMDCLAVMAKRFSASPELFISPIEVVSGPYGLKNSARDVQVSAIVCITVLTNTLAARILPYLADIVNYSLSILDDARKDPEGDLLELACFSMMIDFFKVLPEFSSSYVEPTIKCALASDRAFEHDAIGELLFETIANFIPTRLLMKSIFAAWPECARLGSTAALRLLELIELALQNSSRSAIGTVYKSIFKFFLDSFDSRRSLLFAEDVDNVETQAVNVFLKFVMKLSDTTFRPLFLHLHSWALEDLYETDPSGIVSRQTFFYNFLTIFLDTLKSIVTNYYAYVLDDTIELLSSKDTNSEVRHLVNSSLVSAFENDTEEFWMVPARFGKISPVLIEQIQYAPLLDDKVLVKAIVELASVASSSDNFRSMNTQLLQYLRSSNINARLLAIQIQTQLYGRLGENWISTLPQSVPFIAELMEDDDDQVETATAELVRIIDDRLGENESLQDYLT